GGGCACGCCCAGCAGCTCTCCCACCTCATTTTGCCCGGCGCCGTGATGCACTACGCCTACGGGCGGCAGCAGTCTGAACGGGAGCTGAACCCGGAGAGCGACATTGCCGGCGGCCGGTTTGTGCTAACCACCCGCAGCTTCCGGAACCTGGGCTGCGGACCGGCGGCCATGCTCCCCGCCCCGCTGGTGCGCGTAGATCCGCAAACCGTGCTGGCCGGCCAGAACCAGGTGTTCTGGACCACCCGGGAGGAGTGCTTTGTAACCGAGTTTGTGATTGAGCGCAGCCTGGATACCCTTACCTGGGAGCCCATCGGCCGCGTAGCCGCCTCCGATGCCGGCTCCTACAGCATTACGGATGCCGCCCCGCCGGCCGGCCGGCCCTACTACCGCGTAGGTGTGGTGCGTCCCGGCGGCGTTATTGACTACGCTGCCCCGGCCCGGGTGCGGGATAGTGCCCTGCAGGCCAATCAGCTGGAGCTTTTTCCCAACCCCGTAACCGACGAAACCCCCAACATTCAGTTTTTAATTGAGACAGAAGGCCAGCTGCTGCTGCGGGTGTATGATGCCGTGGGCCGCCAGCTGCAAACGCAGGTACTCACGCTGCAGCCGGGCCTCAATATTGTGCCGCTGCGCCTGCCCGTGCTGCGCGCGGGCTGGCACGTGCTGCGCTGGTCAGACTACAAAGGCCACGAAGGGCAGATTCCGTTTATCAGAGGAATGAATTAGGCCGCCGGTTAGCGCTCCAGCAGCATGGCGCCGTAGGAGTAGCCGCCGCCAAATACCGTCAGCACCACGCGGTTGCCGGGCTGCAGCTGGCCCATAGTATCGGCCAGGCCAATAGCGGCGCCGGCGCAGCCGGTATTGCCCAGGTACTCGATATTGGATACCGCGCGCTCCTCCGGCAAAGCCAGCGTTTGCAGCACATTGTTGGTGATGCGGCGGTTGGCCTGGTGCGGAATCAGGTAGGTGATGTCGTCCAGGTGCAGGCCGTTACGCTCCATGATCTGGCCGGTTACGCGGGCCATGTACTGACAGGCCCAGATAAACACGTCCTTGCCAAAGGGCATTACAATGCCGCGCTCCACAGGCTTCAGCGTTACGCTGATGGTGGCTTTGCCCACGGTGGCGGCCCCGCCCGTCATCAAATCCACCATGCGCAGGTCGGTGGGGGCCAGGCGCTCTTTGGTTACCAGCAGGGTAGCGGCGCCGTCGCCCCAGAGGTGGCCGGCTACGGTATCGTCCTCGTTGTAGTAGGCGGTGTTGTGCTCCGAAACCACGACCAGTGCCCGGGTGGCTTTATTCATGGCAAAGTAGCCTTCCACCACTTCCAGCGCATTCAGCAGGGAAGAGCAGGCCGAGGAAACGCTGACTACCGGAATATCGGGTACATCAATAGCGTGCTGCACCACGTGGGCCAGGGTTACAATGGTATCGTGGGGGGTGTAGGTGGCGCCTACAATCAGGTCTACTTTTTCCGCTTCAAAAGCCGGGGCGGCGGCCAGGGCGCGCCGGGTGGCTTCAATGGCCATAGTGTTGGTATTCTCACCTGGGCCGGCTTTGCGCCGCTCCCGAATGCCGGTCCGCTCAACAATCCATTCGTGGGAGAGGCCGTTCAGGCGGGAGAAATGCTCATTCGTGACTACCTGCTCCGGCAGATAGTAGGCAACGTGGTGAATATACACTGGCAAAAACCGAAAATGCGGAATAGAAATCAGGTAGCAAGGTACGGGACCCCGGCCAAAACTGGCAAACCTGGGAAAGCGGCGCGTACTTTGCACCGCCGTTGTGCGTTCAACGGACATTATCCGTTGTCGGGTTCATTCTGAAGTATACCTTTTTCTTAATTTATGGTGTTTGCGCGTTTCTCCGGCCGGGTGTTTCTGGTATTGCTGCTCGTGGTTTTGTCGTTTTCCGGCGCGCAGGCGCAGAAATACCGCACGGCGGCGGGCTTCCGCTACAGCCCCAATGGCTATGGCTTAACGGTGCAGCAAAAAGTGTGGGAGAAGTCCACGCTGGAAGGCCTGGCGCTGGCCGATACCCGGGAGGTAAGTGCTACCGTGCTGTTAGAGCGGCACTTCCCCATTCTGGGCCCCAGTCTCAACTACTACTTTGGGGCAGGCGGCCACGTGGGCAACAACAAGGACAACGGCTCCTTTGGCGGCTTCGACGGCATTGTGGGGCTGGAGTATAAAATTGCTTTCACGCCCTTGGTTATCTCTACCGATTTTAAGCCTTCCATTGAGTTTAACTCCGCCGACTGGGCGCGCTTTCCCACCGGCTTGTCGCTGCGTTACATCCTAGTGAAAGAAAAGAAGCGCGGCTTTCTGGAAGGCATTCTGGGCGGGGATGATGACAAAAAGAAATCGAAGCCGAAAAAGGAGCAGAACAACGGCTTTCTGAAAGGCATTTTCAACCAGCAGTAGTACCGCTGAGCTGCCTATACCATCATCAGGCTGGCCACCAGCGCGCCCATCAGCACCAGGGCAATAACCAGCCCGTAGCTCAGCATCATCAGCAGCACTTTGGCCAGCGTTTTGCGCCCCGACTGCTGATAGATGAGGCGCAGCGCCTTGTAGAGGTACCACGCCGGCAGAAATAGCATCACCAGCACTACCCAGTCTGAGCTGTACACGTAGCCCAGCAATAGCTTGGCCGTGAACAGCAGAAAGGCAAAGCAATGGAAGTGGATGGACAGAATCAGGTGGCTGATGTAGTACTGGTGGTGCCGGATGTAAAGCGCCTTCAGCAACAGGGCAAACAGAGGCATCAACAGAAACATAGCTATGGAAATGCTCTTCTGCAGCTTGTACTCAATCTCCTCTTTGGTGGCATTCTGAATGCGGGGCAGGCGGTTCAGGGCCAGCCGGCGGTACCAGGTGGGTTCCTTGCCGTTAGCCCGAATCATGGAATCGGTGCGGGCGGCGGTGGCGTGTTCCGAGAACCATTGCACGTCCCGCTGGCTTAATTTCAGATCGAAGATATTGGTGGTGTCCTTGCTGTCGGACTTGCCCACGGTGAAACCAAAAGGCTTTTCTCCCACCGTATTCTGCAGCAGCGAATCGGCTTCGGCCAGCTCTCGTTTATCGGCCTCTGTGGTTACTTTAAGATCAGAAAATACCTTCTCCTTCTTGCCCGAATCACTGTGCTGCAGCGAGAGCAGCAGGAAAAACACAAAGCTGATAAAGACATACAGCCGGATAGGCGGGACAAAATCTACCCGGTGCCCGTCGTTAAACAGCTGGGTGAGGCGGCCGGGTTTGAACAGTAGCAGCCGGAGCGTGCGGAAAACCTTGGAGTCGAAGTGAAACACGCCCTCCAGCGTTTCTTCCAGTACGTGGCCAAAGGAGAGGTTTATCTCATGATTCTGCTGGCCGCAGCGCGGGCAAAACTCATTGGGCTGCTCTTCGGGAAACGGGTAGGCGCAGTTGGCGCAGGCAGGTAGCTTAACTTGGGAATGCGACATGAACGGGAAAAAGAGCCGCGCAAAGGAAGACAGCGCAATGGCAAATAAGCATTTCGGGAGCAGGTTCTAAAACCGGCAAGCCAAGAACTATGGCTAGCGGAGCCAGCAGATGCGCCTTATTCAGTATGTGTAAAATTTAGGCATTGGTCCACAAAAATAGTAGTAGTTAAATATTAACGCTGCAAAGAGTGGCGCAAGATATGTGCTTTCTATAGTTATATAAGGGGGTTAAATACTTATAATATTCATATAATAATTCCAATAAAGTATTTTTCTTTTTCGTGAAAGAAATATATTTTTAACCTCTAAGGCAAGGTGGTTCACTTTAAATCCTGAGGTTATGAAGCATCTTTTTTCACAGGTTTTACGGCGTGGTTTATTTCCTTTCAGTCTGGTTATTCTAAGCCTGATTAGCCTGGTAGCACCGGCGCAAGGGCCGGCGGTAACCTGCACCGGGCAGGATGCCGGCGGCCAGGCCGCTACGAATGGCCTGTACGCCGAGTACTACGCCGGCTATTTTAATGATGACCAGAGCTTCTTTGCGGTCAATACAGCGGGCCTGGTACGGGTAGATGTCCTCCTAAACTTTACCAACACTGCTAGCTGGGGAAGCATTTCGCCCCCCGCTACCAGTGCCCCCG
The Hymenobacter sp. DG25B genome window above contains:
- a CDS encoding 3-oxoacyl-ACP synthase III family protein; protein product: MYIHHVAYYLPEQVVTNEHFSRLNGLSHEWIVERTGIRERRKAGPGENTNTMAIEATRRALAAAPAFEAEKVDLIVGATYTPHDTIVTLAHVVQHAIDVPDIPVVSVSSACSSLLNALEVVEGYFAMNKATRALVVVSEHNTAYYNEDDTVAGHLWGDGAATLLVTKERLAPTDLRMVDLMTGGAATVGKATISVTLKPVERGIVMPFGKDVFIWACQYMARVTGQIMERNGLHLDDITYLIPHQANRRITNNVLQTLALPEERAVSNIEYLGNTGCAGAAIGLADTMGQLQPGNRVVLTVFGGGYSYGAMLLER
- a CDS encoding DUF3667 domain-containing protein; amino-acid sequence: MSHSQVKLPACANCAYPFPEEQPNEFCPRCGQQNHEINLSFGHVLEETLEGVFHFDSKVFRTLRLLLFKPGRLTQLFNDGHRVDFVPPIRLYVFISFVFFLLLSLQHSDSGKKEKVFSDLKVTTEADKRELAEADSLLQNTVGEKPFGFTVGKSDSKDTTNIFDLKLSQRDVQWFSEHATAARTDSMIRANGKEPTWYRRLALNRLPRIQNATKEEIEYKLQKSISIAMFLLMPLFALLLKALYIRHHQYYISHLILSIHFHCFAFLLFTAKLLLGYVYSSDWVVLVMLFLPAWYLYKALRLIYQQSGRKTLAKVLLMMLSYGLVIALVLMGALVASLMMV